The uncultured Cohaesibacter sp. genome includes the window CGCGCGATCAACCCAATCTCGCGCTCTACGAAGAGTGGTTCGACACGGCTGATGGCCAAATCGAGGACAAGGTGGAGGCGATCTTCGTGCATCTCGCTCGGTCTGCCCGCCATTCGAAATGGAGAGGTTGCGGCTTCCTGCGTACAGCAGCAGAGCTTGCCAACATGCCCGGTCATCCAGCGATGAAGGTGGGAGCGGCCCACAAGAAGAAATTCGAGAGCTGGCTTGCAGGCAGATTGTCCGAAGCACAGATCCCGCGCCCCGAAGCAATTGCCCGCCAGATCATCCTGCTGCTTGATGGTGCCTTCTCCATCATGCTGGTGCATCGCGATCCAGACTATATCGAAGAAGCCGGCAGAGCGGCGCGGGCACTCATCGCTTGAGCTCATCCGCGAGAAAATCAAAGACCCTACGGATGCGGCGGCTCGTCGCCAGTTCCCGATGCGCAACCAGCCAGATGGGAAACATCAGCGGCTCAAGCTCCGGCAACACCCGGACGACGGCAGGATCGGCATCACCGATCAGCGAGTCGAGGATCCCGATGGCAGCACCTTGCCGAACAAGCTCCCACATCACCACATGGCTTTCGGTCAGCAGAGGGAAATTCTCTTCCGTGAGACCGAGGCCAAGCAGGTTGAAGGCCTTGATCATCATACCCGCATGATCGACGCTGACGAACTCGGCCACCTTGAGATCTTCCGGCCTCGATGGATGCCCCAGTCGGGCAATATAGTCCGGCGTAGCATAGAGCACGGCAGCTGCATCGCCGACCTTGCGCGCAATCAGATCGGGTTCGGTCGGGCGAAAGTTCCGAACCGCAATGTCCGCTTCCCGGCGTCGCAGGTCGCTGGCATGATTGGCGACAACGATTTCCACCTGAATGCCCGGCTCCAATCGACGCAGCTTCGCAATGATCGGAGGCAGCAGGGCGGTTGCATAGGTCTCGCTTGCGGAAATGCAGATCGACCCCTCAAGGGCCTGCGACTGACCTTGCGCGGCGAGAGACAGACGACCGGCGGCCTCTCCCATCTCTCGGACATGTTCGAGCAGTTCCAGTCCGCTCGGCGTCAGACTGAGCCCACGCCCGACGCGTTCGAACAGGACAACACCCAACTCGCCTTCAAGCCCCTCGACCTGCCGCCCAAGGGTGGTCTGGGCAACGCCCAACGCCCTTGCAGCTCCCGACAGAGACCCTTCCTCTGCCGTCACCAAGAAGGCACGAGCCTTGTTCCAGTCGAATTTTATCGAACGCCAATCCATGCAAATATGCATATCAAACTGCAAAAATTAGTCAATTTGCATATGATATTCACCACTATAAAGTGCGCAAAATTGACAGATACACGGGGTATGAAACGGATATGGCAACACTCATTGTCGGTGCAAGCGGCGCAACGGGGCGCTTGCTGGTGGAGCAGATGTTGAACAGGGGCGAGCAGGTCAAGGCCGTGGTGCGGTCGGTGGGTCGCCTGCCCGACGCCATCAGAGACCACCCAAACCTCAGCATCATAGAAGCGAGCATACTCGACCTTGATGACATGGAACTGCAACAGCTGGTCGCGGGATGCACCGCCGTCGCGTCCTGTCTTGGACACAATCTGAGCTTCAAGGGCCTGTTCGGCCACCCGCGTCGACTGGTCACGGACGCAACGGCCCGCCTGTGCGAAGCAATCAGAAGTACCGCTCCTGCTGAACCGGTGAAATTCGTCCTCATGAACACAACCGGCAACCGGAACCGCGACCTCGATGAGCCGGTCTCCCTCGCGCAGAGGATCATCATCGGCCTCTTGCGTCTGTTGCTACCGCCCCATGTCGACAACGAACAGGCAGCCGATCATCTCCGCGTCCGGATCGGCCAGCAGGACCCATTCGTACAATGGGTCGCCGTCCGGCCCGACGGGTTGGTGGATCACGAGCAAGCCAGCCCTTACGATCTCCACGCCTCCCCAATCCGAAGTCCGATCTTCGATCCGGGCACAACGAGCCGTATCAATGTCGCACATTTGATGGCGCGCCTGATCAGCGACGGCGCTCTCTGGCAGACATGGAAAGGCCGGATGCCGGTCATCTACAATAGACAGGAGCCTTGAGACCCCATCGTAAAAACGTCACTTACAAAATATGCCCGACCTTGCAGCACGTGGCTATGGAATCGCGAAGACCAGATCCAAGGTCTTCAAGACAAGACCACAGGGATATACTCGGATATCGTGCAAAATCCCCGACACTGAAGCAGTGTGCAAAGCAAATTCAAGTCACAGCACCCTAAAACCGCAGCTTCTATTTTTGCTTATATTTGACCTTAACTCAGCATAAACGTACATAACGAATTCCACACGCATTGAGGGTATTACTACGCAGAAAAATAAGGGAAATCCGTTTTAATTGCTTTTCAGATTCATTTTTCCTTAATCGCACCCCTCAATCATGACGCCAAACAATCCCCGATTCCAGTGAGGCTTTCATGATCGGCAATGAGCTGTCCGAACTTACCCAATCAATCTCCATGGAGACCAAGGCACGCGCGCGGAAATTGTGGCCGCTGCTTGAACCGCATGTACGCGAAGGGGTAACGAGAGCCTGCAAGAGAACCAACTTTCCCGCCGATCTTGTCGAACAGGTCATCCAGGCCGACAGCCGCCGCTTCAAGGCCCTGTTTGAACGGGGCTTCGATCAGGACTATCTGCAGATCACGACCGAAACCGTCCGCTCACTGATCTCTATGGGCGTTTCTCCGTCGGTCTATGTCATGGGCTATCAGGAAATTGTGCAAGTGTTCAGCACGGTCGCAGCAAAAGGGCGTCATCGCAGGGCAGATGTCGCGACAGTCGTGGAATGCTGTTTCGCGGACATCGGCATTGCCTTCAACCTGTTCATCAGTTTGCTCAAGGAGAAAAATCTCGAAGAGCGCCAACAGCTCTCCGACCATTTCAAAAGGCAGGTCCATACAGCAATCACCGACATCAAGCAGATTTCACAGGACGTCGCCCATTCCAGCAAGGATCTCCTCTCCCAGATCGAGCGGGCCAACGACCACTCCGAGACGCTGCACATGGAAATCAACGGCTCACTCGCACAATATGTCGACAACCTCGAAGCAATCGCCGCCAACTCCACACAGCTTGAGAATACGATGGGCGAGATCGGTGAAAACATCGCCTCGGGAGTTGAATCAATCACCTTAAGCTGCGAGCGGGCTGACCGCGCAAAATCCAACATCGACATGCTGAACGCATCAGCACACCGGATCAACAGCCTGATCAAGATGATCGAGGACATCGCCCAGCAAACCAACCTCCTCGCCCTCAATGCCACCATCGAGGCGGCACGGGCCGGAGAAGCAGGCAAGGGCTTTGCAGTCGTCGCCTCGGAAGTCAAGGCTCTGGCCGACCAGAGCCAGAAAACGGCTGTGTCGGTCACCGCCCAGATCTCCCAGATCAACGAACTCGTCCAGACTTCGGTCGCCGATATGGACACTCTGTCGGGCTTGATCACCGCCGCTGGCGACAACATGAAGGCCGTTTCCGACTCCATGATGCAGCAAACCGAGGCCATGCAGCGCCTGACCCACCGCAACGAAGCGGTGGCAGAAGGCACCAGTCAGTTGCAGCAGAATCTGGGCAGCATGAGCGAGACCACAAAGGCCAACACGGAGGCCTGCCATCTCATTGTCGATCACTCGACCAAGCTCAGTCAGTCCTCCACCAGCCTTCAGAGCAACACCGAGGCATTCCTGAAAAAGCTGATGCAGTCCTAGCGACAGAAGGACGGCTCCTCACGAAAACAAAACCCGCCAGCGCGAAAGACATCACGCGGCGAATGGTGTTGAAAAAGTCGCTCTTGAAGTAATCGCTTGGTCCTGATTCAATCCTTTTAGGAAAAAGGGGGGATTTGCGAATGTTGGGGCCAAGGCAAGTTGCGCAGGCAGCACTCTTTTATGAATTTTCGATTGAAGATCACGTTCCTGCTGATCACTTGTTGAGGAAGGTCGACCACTTTCTCGATCTGAGTGAAGTCAGATCTTTCCTTGCTCCCTATTACAGCAGCCAGGGTCGTCCTTCGATTGATCCAGAACTGATGATCCGGATGTTGTTGGTCGGCTACATTATGGGCATTCGCTCTGAACGGCGCATCTGTGAGGAGGTTCACCTGAACCTGGCCTATAGATGGTTTTGCCGTTTGGACTTGGATGACCCTGTTCCTGACCATTCGACATTTTCCAAGAACAGACATGGCCGTTTCCGGGATAGCGATCTTTTCCGTCACCTCTTCGAACTGGTGTTGGCCCGCTGCATCGCAGAGGGGCTTGTCGGTGGGGAGGCTTTGGGTGTTGATGCTTCTATCGTGCAAGCTGATGCAAAGCGGCTGAACAAAGTTGAAGCATCAGATTGGACGCCAGAACGGATCACGCGGGCGACAGAAGAATACTTCGAGACCCTTGATGATGCCGCTTTCGGCGCAGCAACCACAGTGAAGCCAAAGGTGCTATCGCCGGTTGATCCGGCAGCACGCTTTACTGGAGCAAAGAAGGCCTATTCGATCTTTGCCTATTCCACTAACTATCTAGTGGACTTGGATAATGCCGTGATTGTTGACGTTGAAACAACAGCGCCAATCCGGCAGGCGGAAGTCAATGCCGCACTGGATATGGTTGATCGTGTTGAGGAGAAGTTCGGAATTTATCCTGAGCGCTTCGTCGGTGATGGCGCTTATGGCAATGCCGAGACACTTGCTTGGCTAGTTCATGAAAAAGGTATCGAGCCACATGTTCCTGTCCTCGACAGATCGCAACGGCTCGACCAGACATTCTCGAGGACCGACTTCAAATTCGACTACGAGAATGACCGATACATTTGCCCTGATGGCAAAGAACTGCTGCCCAATCGCCGTCAATTCCAGACAATCCGACCTAAGGTGAAGGATGATGAAAACATCCGATATCGTGCTGCGAAGGCGGACTGCCATAACTGTGAGTTGAAGTTCAGATGCTGCCCCAATACTGCCACCCGACACATCACCAGATCGATCCATGAAGGAGCGCGAGACTTCGCCCGAGATCTGGCAGATACCGATGCCTATATTGCCTCTAGGCACGCCAGGCGAAAAGTTGAGATGCTGTTCGCTCACATGAAGAAGATCATGGGGCTGAATAGACTGCGTCTTCGAGGACCAAATGGAGCAAAAGACGAGTTCACACTGGCAGCCACAGCGCAGAACCTGCGCAAGATGGCAAAGCTGCTCCCAACACCAGCATGAGGGAGCGTCGAGCCTCCCAAAACCACCCTTCATTTTGCGCTGCAACACATAATTTTTCAACAGAATTGGCGGGTCTTTTATCTTCACGGCAGGCACTTCACTTGCCGGTGCTGCAGGTGTTCAGCCCGAGGATTGTATAGAGCGGGCAGAAACGAAACAGCCCTGTGGCCAACGGCACAATACCAATCAGCCCCCACATGGTCTGAGGCCCGATGAACACCATTGCGAGCAGCGCAACACCCACAATGATGCGCAACACGCGATCAAGACTGCCAACATTGATTGTCATATTTGTCTCCCCATTCTGAGCGTCTCACCGCCCGTTGTGCCGCACCAAGATTACTCCCGCTTGATCCGGGGAGATACAAAACCTTGGTTCACTTCACCGTGAAAATGAGCCCCATTCCCTGCGGTGAATGAGCACAGGACTGGCAGCCAAAGGCTGGTTGAGAAGCGGTTATTCCCTGCGAGGTCCTAGAGCCCTTCGAAGGCCATAAGGCAATGAACCTTCACGCCCTTCTCGCGCAGCAGTGCTGCCCCGCCAAGATCAGGCAAATCGATCACGAAGGCAGAGGCCACGATGTCCCCGCCGACCCGCTCGAGCAGATCGATGGCAGCAACGGCGGTGCCACCCGTGGCGATGAGGTCATCGATGAGGAGAACCTTCTCACCCGGTTGGATCGCGTCCGCATGCAGCTCGATCCGGTCGGTGCCATATTCGAGCGCATAATCCTGCCCGACCACCTCGCCGGGCAGCTTGCCCTGCTTGCGGATGGGCACAAAACCGACGCCGAGCAGATCGGCAATCGCGCCGCCAAAGATGAAGCCACGCGCCTCGATCCCGGCAACCTTGGAAATCCCCATCGCCTCGAACGGTTCTGCCAGCTCACGCACCGATTGACGAAAGCCCTGACCATGGGCAATCAGACTGGTAATGTCACGAAAGATGATCCCTGCCTTGGGATAGTCCGGAATGGAACGGATCAGGCTTTTGAGATCAAGGGCTTGGCTGTCCATGACAGAACTCCTTTACAGAACGCGGCCGGCAACGGCATCAAGACGGGCGACAAGCTCCGGATCCCGTTTGTCCGGAGCCGTCATAATGGCAAAATCGAGTGCCCGGTCAGACCCGATCGGGCAGGCAACATGCTCCTCGGGCAGGATCTGGGCAATGCGCGAGACAAGACGCTGCGCCTTGTCCGTATTCTCCTTGAGCACACGGATGATATCCTGAATGTCGACACTGCCGTGATCCGGGTGCCAGCAGTCATAGTCTGTGACCATGGCAACCGTCGAGTAGCAGATCTCCGCCTCCCGCGCCAGCTTGGCTTCGGGCATGTTGGTCATCCCGATGACATCACATCCCCAGCTGCGATAAAGCTCGCTCTCGGCGAGGGACGAGAATTGCGGACCTTCCATGGCGAGATAGGTGCCGCCCTTATAGAAGGTAAGCTGTTCCTGTGTCGCGGCATCGGCAACCATCTCCATCAGGGCCGGGCTCACCGGGTGGGCCAGCGAGACATGGGCAACGCACCCGCGAGAGAAGAAGCTCTTGGCCCGTGCGAAGGTGCGGTCAATGAACTGATCCACCAACACGAAGCTGCCTGGAGCATAGGCTTCCTTCAGCGAGCCACAAGCCGAGATGGAGACGAGATCCGTCACCCCTGCCCGCTTCATCACATCAATGTTGGCGCGATAGTTGATGTCCGACGGCGCATAGACATGGCCGCGGCCATGACGGGGCAGAAACACGACCTTGCGGCCATTCAGCTCCCCGATCCGCAGATCATCGGATGGTGTCCCCCACGGGCTTTTGATCGACACCCATTCGCTGTCCTCAAACCCGGGCAGATCATAGAGTCCCGATCCACCAATGATCCCCAAAACCGCCTTCACCATCTCTTCGCCCCCGAAAGTGCCTGTTGCATTCAAATTCTTGTCTTCCGCCCTGATCACGACTGTCATGTGCGTCGATCAGACTCGCTCACCTGCCACCTTAGGCCGGAAGGCCGGGGGATGCCAGCATGAGATTTAGGCAATAAAAAAGGGGCTGCGATGAGCCCCTTTTCAGTGTCTTGATCAGAGATCAGTGATCCACATTCGACCACAGCTTGCGCTTGGTGAAGAACATCAGACCGGCAAAGACCACAAGGAAGATCAGAGCGTTGATACCAATGCGCTTGCGCTCTTCCAGCTTCGGCTCGGCGGTCCACATCAGGAAGGCCGTGATGTCCTTGGCATACTGCTCGGTGGTCATCGGCGTGCCATCAGTATACTCAACCAGTTCATCGGACAGCGGCGGCGCCATGGCCAGCTTGTTGCCACCGATGAAGGCAGGGTTGTAGTTGAGCGCGCCGATCTCATCTTCCAGTTCGGCCGGGGTTTCTTCATACCCGGTCAGAAGCGCGTAGATATAGTCCGGCCCATATTCCTGATAGGTCGTCAGCGGATGCCAGACAAGGCGGATCAGATCGTTGAACAGGGTGATGCCCGTGTTCGGTCCGATGTCGCCAGCGCGAGCCTTCGCCATTAGGCTGAGATCGGGCGGCAGAGCCCCACCGTTGGCAGCCTTGGCAGCTTCATCGTTGGGGAACGGTTTCGGCAGATGGTCGAATGGCTTGCCGGGGCGCATGAACATTTCGCCATCCGCATCCGGTCCGTCCTGAACTTCATATTCCTCGGCCAGAGCCTTGATCTGCTCCTCGGAGAAGCCCGGTCCGCCTTCATCGCCAAGGTTACGGAAGGCGATGTATTTCAGCGAATGGCAGCTGGAGCAGACTTCCTTGTAGATGTGGAAGCCGCGCTGAAGCTGCGCCTTGTCGAACTTGCCGAACGGCCCCGAGAAGGTCCAGTCCTGCTTGGTATAATGGTGGCCACCCTCTGCAGCGAGGACACCGGCGGAACCCACCGCCAGAGCACAAGCTGCAACGAGCGCGCGAACCGAGTTTTTGGTCAACGTAATCATCGGTTTCCCTTTCCTCGCTCGTTAGGCTTTGGCGTCTGCAGGAGCAGACTTGCCATGTTTGGCCAGCACGGCCTCGTTGATCGATGCAGGCAACGGCTTCGGCTTCTCGATCTTGCCCAGAAGCGGCAGGACGACGAGGAAGTAGGCGAAGTAGTAGACCGTCAGGATCTGGCTCGCGATGACATATCCACCCTCTGCCGGCTTGCCACCGAGGTAGCCAAGCCCGACACAGCAGATGGCAAAGGCCCAGAAGAAGACCTTGCCCAGCGGGCGGTAGGTCATGGACCGAACCTTGGAGGTATCGAGCCACGGCAGCACGAAGAGCACGGCAATGGCACCGAACATCGCCAGAACGCCGCCGAGCTTGTCGGGAATGGCGCGCAGGATCGCGTAGAACGGCAGGAAGTACCATTCAGGCACGATGTGCGGAGGCGTGACGAGCGAATCCGCCGGGATATAGTTATCCGGGTGACCCATGAAGTTGGGCACGAGGAACATCATCCATGCAAAGAAGATGAAGAACATAACGATCGCGAACAGATCCTTGACCGTGTAGTACGGCGTGAACGGAACCGTATCCTGGCTGTCCTTCGGCTCAATGCCGGTCGGGTTGTTGTTGCCAACTTCATGGAAGGCCCAGATATGCAGACCAACCACCGCTGCCAGCATGAACGGCAGCAGATAGTGCAACGAGAAGAAGCGGTTGAGCGTCGGGTTGTCGACCGAGAAGCCACCCCACAGCAACTGCACGATCGGGTCACCCACGATCGGGAAGGCTGAGAAGAGGTTGGTGATAACCGTTGCACCCCAGAAGGACATCTGACCCCAGGGCAGAACGTAGCCCATGAAGCCGGTTGCCATCATCAGAAGGAAGATTACGACACCCAGAATCCAGACCACTTCGCGAGGCTCCTTGTAGGAACCGTAGTAGAGGCCACGGAAGATATGGATATAGACGGCGATGAAGAACATCGAGGCCCCGTTGGCATGCATGTAGCGCATCAACCAGCCCCAGTTCACGTCGCGCATGATGTGCTCGACGGAATCAAAGGCCATGGAAGTGTGCGGCGTGTAATGCATGACCAGCACGATGCCGGTGATGATCTGCGCAACAAGGCAGATCGCCAGAATGCCACCGAAGGTCCAATAGTAATTGAGGTTTTTCGGAACAGGATAGGCAACAAATGAATTGTAGGTCAGGCTGATAACCGGCAGCCGACGCTCCATCCATTTTACAAACCCGTTCTGCGGCTCGAAAGTCGAATGTCCGCTCATGACTGGTCTCCTTAAGACATTTGCCGGACGTTATCCGATTTTGATCAGAGTATCGGACAGGAATTCGTAGGGCGGCAGCTCCAGATTGAGCGGGGCCGGGCCCTGACGAATACGACCAGCACTATCATAGTGCGACCCATGACATGGACAGAACCAGCCATCATAGTCACCCTGCTCGCCGAGCGGCACACAACCAAGATGGGTGCAGATACCGATCATGATCAGCCACTGTTCCTTGCCAGGTTTCGTGCGCTCTTCATCGGTTTGCGGATCGCGCAACGTTGCCACGTCGACGGCTCTCGCTTCATCGATTTCTGTCTGTGTACGATACCGGATGAAAATCGGTTTACCGCGCCATTTGACGGTCATGCTCTGTCCTTCTTCGAGCGAAGAAAGGTCTACTTCGGTAGACGCCAGAGCCAGTGCGGTAGCATCGGGATTCATCTGGTCAATAAACGGCCAAGCAAGCGCAGCTGCGCCAACGGCCCCAAACGCTCCGGTCGCGATATAAAGAAAATCGCGGCGAGTGTGTTCTGCCTTATCGCTGGTAGCCAAGGCTAGGTCCTCTTCTAACCAGTGTCCAACTCCAAGCCCGTCTGCTCCTGACAAAAAATGATCCTGTGAGGGTCAGTCCAGTCCCCTGACGGCAGGCGAGCCAATTCACCTGCGGCCTGCACTCAACACAGCCGCAGCGCATTTCTTTTTGCATTGATCGTGGGGCTTGTCCAGTGTGCGAGAGGCGTCAACGGCCTTTTGAAGCGAAATATGCATGACAAATTCGTCTTATACCCCTTGAATTTGGGACAAAATGCCTCAGATTTCACTGACATGGAGAGTTCCGGACGCGAAAATGCCGTCAAATATGACAAGAAATGCCGCGACAATTTGAACGATTATAAATTAGTTCAAAGCGCCCCGCCATCGGCACCACCTCCCAATCAGGCGATGAAGCCGCCCGACTGCCGGCTCCAGAGCGAGGAATAGATCCCGCCTGCCGCAAGCAATTCCTCGTGGTTGCCCATCTCGACGATCCGTCCCGCATCCATGACGATCAGGCGATCCATTGAGGCGATGGTCGACAGACGGTGAGCAATCGCCAGCACGGTCTTGCCTTCCATCAGCACGTTGAGGCTGTCCTGAATGGCCGCCTCGACTTCCGAATCGAGCGCCGAGGTCGCCTCGTCAAGCACAAGGATCGGCGCATTCTTCAGAAGCACCCGAGCAATCGCGATGCGCTGACGCTGGCCACCGGACAGCTTGACACCGCGTTCGCCGACCTGCGCCTGCATGCCCACATTGCCTTCGGTGTCGACAAGACCATTGATGAAGTCGAGCGCCTGCGCCTTGCGGGCGGCCTCAATGGCTTCTTCCTCGCTCGCCCCTTCCTTGCCATAGACGATATTCTCGAGCACCGTCCGGTGCAGCAACGACGTATCCTGCGTGACCACACCAATCTGTGCCCGAAGGCTGTCCTGCTGCACATCGGCAACGCTCTGCCCGTCGACACGAATGTCGCCCGAATTGAGATCATAGAAGCGCAGCAAAAGGTTGATCATTGTCGACTTACCGGCACCGGAACGCCCAACAAGACCGATCTTCTCGCCCGGACGGATCGTCAGATCGAGACAATCGACCACTGGCTCATCTTTGCCATAGTCAAAGCTCGCCTTGTCAAACTCGATGCCACCCTTGGTGACCACGAGTGGCACGGCATTCGGCTTGTCGAGCACGACACGTGGCTGCGAAATCGTGCCGATACCATCCTGTACCGTACCGATATTCTCGAACACACCGCCCACTTCCCAGAGGATCCATTCGGACATGCCTCTGAGACGCATGACAAGACCCGTTGCAATCGCCACATCGCCCGGCGTCACCGCACCCTGATACCAGAAATAGATCGCCACAACGACCGTGCCCACCAGCAGCAACTGATTGATCGACTTGAGCGCAATCTCGAGCACCGTCACCAGACGCATCTGGCGATGCACCGCCGCCATGAAGCCGACCATCGACTCCTTGGCATAGGCGTCCTCACGCGACGCATGAGAGAACAGCTTGACCACCGAAATGTTGGAATAAGCGTCCACCACCTTGCCCATCATGTCCGAACGGGCATTGGCCTGAATCTTAGAGATCTTGCGCAGGCGCGGCACGAAAAACACCATCACGCCCACGTAGCAGACGATCCAGATGAACAGTGGCAAGGCCATTTGCCATCGCGTCTGACCGATCATGTAGAGCGCGGAAATGAAATAGACGAGCACGAACACCAGCACGTCGGCGAGACGCGTGATCACCTCGCGCACGGCCAAGGCCGTCTGCATCAGCTTCTGGGCCACCCGACCGGCAAACTCATCCTGATAGAAGGTCATCGACTGGCGTAACAGATAGCGATGCACCCGCCACCGGATCGACATGGGATAGTTCCCCATGATGGTCTGGTGGAAGATGAATTGCCAGACCGTCTCGATCACCGGCATGACAACAAGCACCAGAATCCCCATCCAGAGCAGTTCGCCACCATGCTCCTCAAAGAAGGTCACTTTGTCCGCAGCGGAGAACCAGTTCACCAGATCGCCAACGAAGCCATAGATTGTCACCTCGATCAGCGCGACCATGGCACTCAGGATCGACACGACCAACATATAGGGCGCGACGGGGCGGGTGTAATACCAGCAAAAGCCCCAGAAGCTTTTCGGCGGCTGGGCAAGATCATAGTTTGCGAACGGGTCAACGAGCTTTTCAAAAAAGGAAAACATCGCCGGGCTCCTGACAGGACAATCGGACGGAAAGACGGATGGGGTTATTGGATTGGTTTGAAACAGGCGGACGACGCAGCGACAGAGAGCCCGCTTCAGTGGCAAGACAGGGCGGCACCATATCACAGGCGATTTTACTGGCGAGCGCAAAAGGGGAACAAACGTCAGGAGCAGACCGAAATCGGGTAGCCTGTGACATATATCCCACGCAAAGGACAACGTGACTGACCTGTTCATGATCGAACCGGGGAGTGCAGCCCCGCAATGGAGCCGTTGTGACAGGGATTTAACGAAAAGGCCATTGCGTTACGCGCCCGATTGGGCCAAAGCTTCGCCCATGACCGAGCTAAGCCTTGCCCTCTATCAACCGGACATCCCCCAGAATACCGGCACTATCCTCAGGATGGCGGCCTGTCTGGATCTGCACGTCCACATCATTGAGCCCTGTGGCTTCGCCCTCAATGACCGCACCCTGCGCCGGGCGGGAATGGACTATCTGGAACGGGCAAGCTTCACCAAGCATCTGTCATGGCAGCATTTCCTCGACCATGCTCGTCAA containing:
- a CDS encoding adenine phosphoribosyltransferase — protein: MDSQALDLKSLIRSIPDYPKAGIIFRDITSLIAHGQGFRQSVRELAEPFEAMGISKVAGIEARGFIFGGAIADLLGVGFVPIRKQGKLPGEVVGQDYALEYGTDRIELHADAIQPGEKVLLIDDLIATGGTAVAAIDLLERVGGDIVASAFVIDLPDLGGAALLREKGVKVHCLMAFEGL
- a CDS encoding IS1182 family transposase; protein product: MLGPRQVAQAALFYEFSIEDHVPADHLLRKVDHFLDLSEVRSFLAPYYSSQGRPSIDPELMIRMLLVGYIMGIRSERRICEEVHLNLAYRWFCRLDLDDPVPDHSTFSKNRHGRFRDSDLFRHLFELVLARCIAEGLVGGEALGVDASIVQADAKRLNKVEASDWTPERITRATEEYFETLDDAAFGAATTVKPKVLSPVDPAARFTGAKKAYSIFAYSTNYLVDLDNAVIVDVETTAPIRQAEVNAALDMVDRVEEKFGIYPERFVGDGAYGNAETLAWLVHEKGIEPHVPVLDRSQRLDQTFSRTDFKFDYENDRYICPDGKELLPNRRQFQTIRPKVKDDENIRYRAAKADCHNCELKFRCCPNTATRHITRSIHEGARDFARDLADTDAYIASRHARRKVEMLFAHMKKIMGLNRLRLRGPNGAKDEFTLAATAQNLRKMAKLLPTPA
- a CDS encoding S-methyl-5'-thioadenosine phosphorylase produces the protein MVKAVLGIIGGSGLYDLPGFEDSEWVSIKSPWGTPSDDLRIGELNGRKVVFLPRHGRGHVYAPSDINYRANIDVMKRAGVTDLVSISACGSLKEAYAPGSFVLVDQFIDRTFARAKSFFSRGCVAHVSLAHPVSPALMEMVADAATQEQLTFYKGGTYLAMEGPQFSSLAESELYRSWGCDVIGMTNMPEAKLAREAEICYSTVAMVTDYDCWHPDHGSVDIQDIIRVLKENTDKAQRLVSRIAQILPEEHVACPIGSDRALDFAIMTAPDKRDPELVARLDAVAGRVL
- a CDS encoding helix-turn-helix domain-containing protein — translated: MPSPEKPARERIIDAANRLFYQEGIRAVSVDAVAEKAGVTKKTLYYHFKSKDDLITAYLTSRDQPNLALYEEWFDTADGQIEDKVEAIFVHLARSARHSKWRGCGFLRTAAELANMPGHPAMKVGAAHKKKFESWLAGRLSEAQIPRPEAIARQIILLLDGAFSIMLVHRDPDYIEEAGRAARALIA
- a CDS encoding cytochrome c1, with the protein product MITLTKNSVRALVAACALAVGSAGVLAAEGGHHYTKQDWTFSGPFGKFDKAQLQRGFHIYKEVCSSCHSLKYIAFRNLGDEGGPGFSEEQIKALAEEYEVQDGPDADGEMFMRPGKPFDHLPKPFPNDEAAKAANGGALPPDLSLMAKARAGDIGPNTGITLFNDLIRLVWHPLTTYQEYGPDYIYALLTGYEETPAELEDEIGALNYNPAFIGGNKLAMAPPLSDELVEYTDGTPMTTEQYAKDITAFLMWTAEPKLEERKRIGINALIFLVVFAGLMFFTKRKLWSNVDH
- a CDS encoding DUF2892 domain-containing protein encodes the protein MTINVGSLDRVLRIIVGVALLAMVFIGPQTMWGLIGIVPLATGLFRFCPLYTILGLNTCSTGK
- a CDS encoding methyl-accepting chemotaxis protein, which encodes MIGNELSELTQSISMETKARARKLWPLLEPHVREGVTRACKRTNFPADLVEQVIQADSRRFKALFERGFDQDYLQITTETVRSLISMGVSPSVYVMGYQEIVQVFSTVAAKGRHRRADVATVVECCFADIGIAFNLFISLLKEKNLEERQQLSDHFKRQVHTAITDIKQISQDVAHSSKDLLSQIERANDHSETLHMEINGSLAQYVDNLEAIAANSTQLENTMGEIGENIASGVESITLSCERADRAKSNIDMLNASAHRINSLIKMIEDIAQQTNLLALNATIEAARAGEAGKGFAVVASEVKALADQSQKTAVSVTAQISQINELVQTSVADMDTLSGLITAAGDNMKAVSDSMMQQTEAMQRLTHRNEAVAEGTSQLQQNLGSMSETTKANTEACHLIVDHSTKLSQSSTSLQSNTEAFLKKLMQS
- a CDS encoding NAD(P)-binding oxidoreductase, whose product is MATLIVGASGATGRLLVEQMLNRGEQVKAVVRSVGRLPDAIRDHPNLSIIEASILDLDDMELQQLVAGCTAVASCLGHNLSFKGLFGHPRRLVTDATARLCEAIRSTAPAEPVKFVLMNTTGNRNRDLDEPVSLAQRIIIGLLRLLLPPHVDNEQAADHLRVRIGQQDPFVQWVAVRPDGLVDHEQASPYDLHASPIRSPIFDPGTTSRINVAHLMARLISDGALWQTWKGRMPVIYNRQEP
- a CDS encoding LysR family transcriptional regulator; amino-acid sequence: MDWRSIKFDWNKARAFLVTAEEGSLSGAARALGVAQTTLGRQVEGLEGELGVVLFERVGRGLSLTPSGLELLEHVREMGEAAGRLSLAAQGQSQALEGSICISASETYATALLPPIIAKLRRLEPGIQVEIVVANHASDLRRREADIAVRNFRPTEPDLIARKVGDAAAVLYATPDYIARLGHPSRPEDLKVAEFVSVDHAGMMIKAFNLLGLGLTEENFPLLTESHVVMWELVRQGAAIGILDSLIGDADPAVVRVLPELEPLMFPIWLVAHRELATSRRIRRVFDFLADELKR